The Saccharomycodes ludwigii strain NBRC 1722 chromosome II, whole genome shotgun sequence genome window below encodes:
- the MRPL7 gene encoding mitochondrial 54S ribosomal protein uL5m (similar to Saccharomyces cerevisiae YDR237W | MRPL7 | Mitochondrial Ribosomal Protein Large subunit): MFIRSFSTCSKFSKAACSIVQPVHHKVKINKLKLTPRFPELKYEKNDIRSPRFKPTVTHQDRVKEHYYNTLQSDLLLINYKHNTSIVKGSKIRKWDGSSPYHINRPPARPAGLTNETPDIKPISPHNIPEITGIVINCYVSDSKENQLLPIAAKLQLQQITGVKPETLYAKTDVPSWGVRRGNPMGAKVILKGRPLSQFISTLTEIVLPRIREYKGIRETSGDKNGNIAFGLTPEDVKYFPEIDANHDLWPKTFGMHITMQTSAQTDEHAKTLISGLGFPFTNTKRAL, from the coding sequence ATGTTCATACGTTCATTTTCCACTTGTTCCAAGTTTTCCAAAGCAGCATGCTCCATAGTCCAACCGGTTCACCATAAAGTCaagattaataaattaaagttGACTCCCCGTTTTCCTGAgttaaaatatgaaaaaaatgatatcaGATCTCCACGTTTTAAACCAACAGTAACCCATCAAGATCGTGTTAAAGAACATTACTACAATACCCTTCAGTCGGATTTGCTATTAATAAACTATAAACACAACACTTCTATAGTAAAAGGTTCGAAAATTCGTAAATGGGATGGATCTTCCCCATATCACATCAATAGACCCCCCGCTAGACCTGCTGGCCTAACCAATGAAACCCCAGACATAAAACCTATCAGTCCACACAATATTCCAGAAATTACCGGTATAGTCATCAATTGTTATGTTAGTGACTCTAAAGAAAATCAATTGTTACCTATCGCTGCCAAGTTACAATTGCAGCAAATAACTGGAGTTAAACCGGAAACTCTATACGCTAAGACCGATGTTCCATCATGGGGTGTTAGACGTGGTAATCCAATGGGCGCCAAAGTCATTTTGAAAGGGCGTCCATTATCTCAATTTATCTCTACTTTGACTGAAATTGTTTTACCAAGAATTAGAGAATATAAAGGTATTAGAGAAACTAGCGGtgataaaaatggtaaCATTGCATTTGGATTAACACCTGAGGATGTTAAATATTTCCCTGAAATTGATGCAAATCATGATTTATGGCCAAAAACTTTTGGTATGCATATAACCATGCAAACTAGCGCTCAAACTGATGAACATGCAAAAACTCTAATCAGTGGCCTTGGATTTCCATTTACTAATACTAAACGAGCACTATaa
- the GLE1 gene encoding nucleoporin GLE1 (similar to Saccharomyces cerevisiae YDL207W | GLE1 | GLFG (glycine-leucine-phenylalanine-glycine) LEthal) — protein sequence MLRFSFNDLIDSVESEDDANNDELNIDPIVPTNITHLQLPDDSIDQELHSFLNKLKISENIIPVVNSIQYHNKYDNNRVRAFSNNTHNKLIGLKDHSFIINDNPHINNNIKYNITEPNDKIISSDFLSNIDRLKHSAAKNLQYIQLLKKKRKEEEEEKMREEQKQKKKEEEERKRKEEHEARIKKEQEEKRKLEEKANILKQKQLEEEAKHLKEQELLKKRNATKGVYNKNHIETVFIKYKKLITSIKEDIVIKVSKDKNLKTILSKHKRKINPKFGQLTNSIQQLNSVTNHIFELVDQTKNNELGFKWILNFIAKAIVSQAETEVAVKPEISALPLAKLTLNLLLRYPELKQFLLARFIKKCPLVIGYTCPIDTEEGRLRMGWKRVSSNDGVKWEDSSSYNERLGGIACLYVTITRLILPSNMIETAAHPLPIDLSWKMASRIANINDLALLTDVHFVVLNSFIDGCGTEFIQCYGNQGIKLMSLISTSLTSLVADKKLPAAARLRILWEQWETTGKLEGFPEMVQ from the coding sequence atgttaaggttttcatttaatgatttaataGATTCAGTAGAGAGTGAAGATGATGCTAATAACGATGAATTGAATATTGATCCAATTGTACCTACTAATATAACTCACCTACAACTCCCAGATGATTCAATTGATCAAGAATTACATTCTTTCCtaaataaactaaaaatatcagaaaatataattcCCGTGGTCAATTCAATCCAATATCATAATAAATACGATAATAATCGTGTTCGAGCctttagtaataatactcATAATAAACTCATAGGTCTTAAGGATCACAGCTTTATCATTAATGATAACCCacatatcaataataatatcaagtATAATATTACAGAACCTAATGACAAAATTATTTCATCCgattttttatcaaatattGACAGGCTAAAACACTCTGCTGCTAAAAATTTACAGTATATTCAAttgcttaaaaaaaagaggaaagaagaagaagaagaaaaaatgagGGAAGagcaaaaacaaaagaaaaaagaagaggaagaaagaaagagaaaagaagaacacGAAGcaagaattaaaaaggaacaagaagaaaaaagaaaattggaGGAGAAAGCAAACATTTTGAAACAGAAACAATTGGAGGAAGAGGCCAAACATTTAAAGGAACAAgagttattgaaaaaaagaaatgctACTAAGGGCgtgtataataaaaatcatatTGAAACTGTTTtcattaaatataaaaaactGATCACTTCAATCAAAGAAGATATTGTGATAAAGGTTAGCAAAGATAAAAACttgaaaacaatattatctAAACACAAGCGTAAAATTAATCCTAAATTTGGTCAATTGACTAATAGTATACAACAGCTAAATAGTGTTACTAATCACATTTTTGAATTAGTGGATCAAACTAAAAACAATGAGTTGGGATTTAAATggattttaaattttatagcCAAAGCAATTGTATCACAAGCAGAAACTGAAGTTGCTGTCAAACCAGAAATTTCTGCTTTACCATTAGCCAAATTAacattaaatttattgctCAGGTACCCAgaattaaaacaatttttgttAGCAaggtttattaaaaaatgtcCCTTGGTCATCGGATATACTTGTCCTATTGACACAGAAGAAGGTAGACTAAGAATGGGCTGGAAAAGGGTTTCTTCAAATGATGGTGTCAAATGGGAAGATTCATCCAGTTACAATGAAAGATTAGGTGGGATAGCATGTTTATATGTTACTATTACCAGGTTAATTTTGCCCTCTAATATGATAGAAACAGCAGCACATCCATTACCAATAGATTTGTCATGGAAAATGGCTAGCCGTATTGCCAATATAAATGACTTAGCGTTGTTGACCGATGTTCATTTCGTAGTCTTAAACTCTTTTATAGATGGTTGTGGTACCGAATTTATTCAATGTTATGGTAATCAAGgtataaaattaatgagTTTAATTAGTACTAGCTTGACTTCATTAGTAGCAGACAAAAAATTACCAGCTGCTGCAAGATTACGTATTCTATGGGAACAATGGGAAACCACTGGGAAATTGGAAGGTTTCCCAGAAATGGTACAATAA
- the SEC26 gene encoding coatomer subunit beta (similar to Saccharomyces cerevisiae YDR238C | SEC26 | SECretory) gives MMAATEQPAYNLVYDPYPNSVTYTVSDFQKILEKGSEDDKIEIMKRILVQMLDGNPLPELLMHIIRFVMPSKNKHLKKLLYFYWEIVPKLDQDGNLRQEMILVCNAIQHDLQHPNEYIRGNTLRFLTKLKEPELLEQMVPSVRLCLEYRHAYVRKYAILAVYSIFKVSDHLFPDAVEVINTFLAAETDPICIRNAFIALSDLDRESALEFLSNSTSNLENLDPLLQEAFVEFMRKDATKIPDLKPQYVELLQDILSTSNSNEIIFDCCMAISVLTNVPSTLCSVARKLIDIAIKESDNNVKLIILERIEDINQRNPGSLEELTSDILSVLSTSDIDVRAKALDISLELTSSKNSGDVVKLLKKELQLTFDSGSSDSDSNNKAIIEYRTLLIKNITKIAAKFIEVAADVVSLLLDSMPAFNTTAASDVITFIKKVVEKYPELRSTVLNNLIQSLLNIKSAKAYRGALWVLGEYSCTEQDVQNSWKHIRNSLGPLPLVNNPKEDEREENAKKEEEENATIAASSSGPVILPDGTYATESAITAKRTSKTADLNADLENERPPLRRFVLKGEFYTAAVLASTLVKLVLQFSKCSGNIKILHGMRAEGALMLIHILRVSDYIEANIDEDSKEKLTQAISILVEQESAEDKQVLQMAFLEATLSSFQSQLKTKRGLGKRQKLRSGNVSGVKNIELRKAKTSEFEVDKQIIFRQFSDSIHNTPVDTIEEDLILATKGYKKKAVSTVSKLNKIVQLTGFSDPVYAEACITTHQFDVVLDVLLVNQTRDTLKNLHCQFATLGDLKIIDNPPSSNVVPHGFHKISVACKVTSADTGVIFGNIIYDGGHGEDAKYVIMSDVHIDIMDYIKPGKIDENKFRVMWNEFEWENKINVKSNLPTLQNYLDMLVDGTNMGILTTTSSSSLDDQTDATDENRFLSCNLYSKSSFGEEALANLCLEKLPENGEIVGTVRIRSKGQGLALSLGDRVAAIARKDKKIKLDHI, from the coding sequence ATGATGGCTGCTACAGAACAACCAGCTTATAATTTGGTGTATGATCCATATCCAAATAGCGTTACATACACCGTTTCagatttccaaaaaattttagaaaaggGTTCCGAAGATGacaaaattgaaattatgAAAAGAATTTTGGTTCAAATGTTAGATGGCAATCCGTTGCCCGAACTGCTAATGCATATTATCAGATTTGTCATGCcttctaaaaataaacatttgaaaaaactattatatttttattgggAGATTGTCCCAAAATTAGATCAAGATGGTAATCTAAGACAAGAAATGATTTTAGTTTGTAATGCCATTCAACATGACTTACAACATCCTAATGAATATATTAGAGGGAACACTTTAAGGTTTTTAACAAAGTTGAAAGAACCAGAGTTGTTAGAACAAATGGTACCAAGTGTTCGTTTATGTTTGGAATACAGACATGCGTACGTTAGGAAGTATGCCATTTTGGCTGTATATAGCATTTTCAAAGTTAGTGATCATCTTTTCCCAGACGCTGTTGAAGTTATTAATACCTTTTTAGCTGCTGAGACTGATCCAATTTGTATTAGAAATGCTTTTATTGCCCTAAGTGACTTAGATCGTGAATCTGCCTTGGAATTTTTGAGCAATAGCACTAGTAACTTGGAAAACTTGGATCCATTGTTGCAGGAGGCTTTTGTTGAATTTATGAGAAAGGATGCTACTAAAATACCTGATTTAAAGCCTCAATATGTTGAGTTACTACAGGATATTTTAAGTACATCCAATTCaaatgaaattatttttgattgttGCATGGCCATTTCTGTTTTAACCAATGTTCCCTCCACTTTGTGCTCTGTTGCTCGTAAATTGATCGATATAGCTATAAAAGAGTCTGATAATAATGTGAAATTGATTATTTTGGAAAGAATCGAGGATATTAACCAAAGAAATCCAGGCTCTTTAGAAGAATTAACCTCTGATATTTTATCCGTTTTGAGTACCTCTGACATTGATGTGCGTGCTAAAGCCTTGGATATTTCATTAGAATTGACTTCTTCTAAGAATTCTGGAGATGTtgttaaattattgaaGAAAGAGTTGCAGTTGACATTTGATTCTGGTTCCTCAGATAGTgacagtaataataaagctATAATAGAGTATAGGACTTTgttgattaaaaatatcactAAAATTGCTGCTAAATTCATAGAAGTTGCAGCAGATGTTGTGTCTTTATTGTTAGATTCTATGCCAGCCTTTAATACTACTGCTGCTAGCGATGTTATTacatttatcaaaaaagttgttgaaaaatatcCTGAATTAAGATCTACTGTACTAAATAATTTGATACaaagtttattaaatattaaatctGCCAAAGCCTACCGTGGTGCCTTGTGGGTTTTAGGTGAATATTCTTGTACTGAACAAGATGTGCAAAACTCATGGAAACATATCCGTAATAGTTTGGGTCCGCTACCATTGGTTAATAATCCAAAAGAAGATGAAAGAGAAGAAAATGCcaaaaaggaagaagaagaaaacgCTACCATTGCTGCCTCATCATCTGGACCGGTTATTTTGCCAGATGGTACGTATGCTACAGAATCAGCGATTACTGCTAAAAGAACATCGAAGACCGCTGATCTAAATGCTGatttggaaaatgaaaGGCCTCCATTACGCCGTTTTGTATTAAAAGGTGAATTTTATACTGCTGCTGTTTTAGCCTCCACCCTTGTTAAATTAGTCTTACAGTTTTCAAAATGTAGTGGTAACATTAAGATTTTGCATGGTATGAGGGCTGAGGGTGCTTTGATGTTGATTCATATTTTAAGGGTCAGCGACTACATCGAAGCTAATATTGACGAAGATTCCAAGGAGAAATTGACACAAGCTATTTCGATTTTGGTTGAACAAGAATCTGCTGAAGATAAACAAGTCTTACAAATGGCCTTTTTGGAAGCTACCCTATCCTCTTTCCAATCACAATTGAAAACCAAGAGAGGGTTGGGCAAGAGGCAAAAATTAAGAAGCGGAAATGTTTCTGGCgtcaaaaatattgaattgAGGAAGGCAAAAACTTCAGAATTTGAAGTTGATAAACAAATCATTTTTAGACAATTTTCAGATTCTATTCATAATACGCCGGTGGATACAATTGAAGAAGATTTGATTTTGGCTACAAAGGgttataaaaagaaagctGTTTCTACCGTTTCTAAATTGAATAAGATTGTCCAATTAACCGGGTTTTCTGATCCAGTGTACGCTGAGGCTTGTATTACAACCCATCAATTTGATGTTGTTTTGGACGTTTTATTAGTTAACCAAACGAGGGATACTTTGAAGAACTTGCATTGTCAATTTGCTACATTGGGTGATTTGAAAATCATCGATAATCCACCCTCCAGTAATGTTGTGCCTCATGGATTTCACAAGATTAGCGTTGCTTGTAAAGTGACTTCTGCTGACACTGGTGTAATATTCGGGAATATTATTTACGATGGAGGTCATGGTGAGGATGCTAAATATGTTATTATGAGTGACGTTCATATTGATATTATGGACTACATCAAACCTGGCAAAATAGATGAAAATAAGTTTAGAGTCATGTGGAATGAATTTGAAtgggaaaataaaattaatgtcAAAAGTAATTTACCTACtttacaaaattatttagaCATGCTAGTTGATGGTACTAATATGGGAATTTTAACCACTACTTCCAGTTCCTCTTTAGATGATCAAACCGATGCCACGGATGAAAACAGGTTTTTGAGCTGTAATTTGTACTCTAAATCATCATTTGGCGAGGAGGCCTTAGCTAATTTGTGTTTAGAAAAATTACCCGAAAATGGTGAAATTGTTGGTACTGTACGTATTAGATCTAAGGGACAAGGTTTGGCTCTATCTCTAGGTGATAGAGTAGCTGCAATTGCTagaaaagacaaaaaaattaaactggatcatatttga
- a CDS encoding uncharacterized protein (similar to Saccharomyces cerevisiae YDR239C | protein of unknown function), whose amino-acid sequence MSEQKRRSFFLFDSGENVIKKLSSTGTNNTRNNKTSVENHLNKNSSAKSTNKKHSSSSTKKNHTISSNTLHRNNKSSSHSQKKVVSNISNTEKKSVSNSSSSTNVTDIDNEEKSNLNTRNISNDSSTRTYNNNTAKRKARRPPPPTINLDMIYKEQQKQKQEQDIKSPTFDQKKASFNDSNTRDDTKNNKKTDVDMFVEHLDNIISTDDDNGSSLNHVSLKGTTSNLPKNNINNNDGRITNITNTGNEYSPVSPLRLDLQEFNLLSTPLNHIEDNNFAENLLKGHKETREMTTDDNPINNDVTENMTNSTSVSERPNSMCDSFSKHSQTISDNNPFKNDFSVTSNLLNEITNHNYIDTDTRNELNDNIYQKEEEQRFLSPKKVNIGNRKSASKLRVVNDSNAKFYVHDDDDNDSESSSKEISPALQNGSGNFYVDGSTDNEYGYYYHDDQSDRVSNNTKYSGSILENHRYDVIDDRLTPLKVVNGIISGFSDDEEQDSKFAERNFTSNRQSYLKVVNTEGDTKESSTDSEELDVNSTNENSSFPEGKNASNINLSPIDNNILSTASNNRNSITPISSLSSRPSSFLITNTSTNNRDTISPFPSNNKSITRDTNTSSSLESVSNSIDNNGNIGVSSCLSMELKSQSSGTSNNSENADITPATSTSTIPHFRLVSSYVEELRLKYYPTSNCLQPPPDLPISLKTKNSLELPQRNIKVRIRTSSKQIGIKHGKAKQKLLTLEAPSEEDELFFPPRSMGDGGMRTLSNGNNNNNNNNNNNNNGVSDHDINGNLFVNGNRPDHTKEFHNFFGNNGMPLTEEEEERLIMNEIPGEEAYDSDDVMAPLRENPGRTRSSTKISNDLHRVDSTKSYFTRNANRLRSGTLDNTYIPPIGYIPPNKLYSPNEVNDTIKDGNVGNSGANNGNTQNRTRSNTAITKRGSGNGLVDNSDVMSTITNTTAYEYYGSSNGLRIANPDNKRGV is encoded by the coding sequence ATGAGTGAACAAAAGAGAAGAtcttttttcctatttGATTCAGGTGAAAATGTGATAAAAAAGCTTTCTTCTACAGGCACAAATAATACACGTAATAACAAAACCAGTGTTGAAAATCACCTTAATAAAAACAGCAGTGCAAAAtcaactaataaaaaacattcTAGTTCATCcacaaagaaaaatcacACCATTAGTTCCAATACTCTACACcgaaataataaaagcaGTTCACACagtcaaaaaaaagttgtgtcaaatatttcaaacacagaaaaaaaaagtgtttcTAATTCATCATCCTCCACTAATGTTACAGACATTGATAATGAAGAGAAGAGTAATTTAAATACAAGGAATATATCTAATGACAGTAGCACTAGGAcctacaataataacaccgCCAAAAGAAAGGCAAGAAGACCACCTCCACCAACGATTAATTTGGATATGATTTACaaagaacaacaaaaacaaaaacaggAACAAGATATAAAAAGCCCAACTTTTGATCAGAAAAAAGCTAGTTTCAATGATTCCAACACAAGAGATGAtaccaaaaacaacaaaaaaactgaTGTCGATATGTTTGTTGAACATTTAgataatataatttctaCTGACGATGACAATGGTAGCTCCCTAAACCATGTATCATTAAAAGGTACTACTAGTAATTTAcctaaaaacaatatcaataataatgatggtaGAATAACCAATATCACTAATACTGGAAATGAATATTCGCCAGTTTCACCTTTACGACTAGATTTGCaagaatttaatttattatctaCACCATTAAATCACATtgaagataataattttgcagaaaatttattaaaaggcCACAAAGAAACAAGGGAAATGACAACGGATGATAACCCTATAAACAACGATGTAACTGAAAATATGACGAATTCAACATCAGTATCAGAGAGACCCAATTCCATGTGTgattcattttcaaaacacTCGCAAACAATTAGCGATAACAAtccatttaaaaatgatttttcaGTAACCAGCAACCTATTAAATGAAATTACAAATCACAATTACATTGATACAGACACTAGAAATGAATTAAACGATAACATATATCAAAAGGAAGAGGAACAACGTTTCTTATCTCCAAAAAAGGTAAATATTGGTAACAGGAAAAGTGCTAGTAAATTGAGGGTGGTCAACGACAGTAATGCCAAATTCTACGTTCATGACGACGATGATAATGACAGTGAAAGTAGCTCCAAAGAAATATCTCCTGCATTACAAAATGGAAGTGGAAATTTTTATGTTGATGGTTCTACAGATAATGAGTatggatattattatcatgaTGACCAATCAGATCGTgtttctaataatactaagTATAGTGGGAGTATTCTAGAGAATCACAGGTATGATGTTATAGACGATAGATTGACTCCCTTGAAAGTAGTAAatggtattattagtggTTTTAGCGATGACGAGGAACAAGATTCTAAATTTGCTGAAAGGAATTTTACTTCGAATCGCCAATCCTACCTCAAAGTAGTTAACACTGAAGGCGATACCAAAGAAAGTAGTACAGATAGTGAAGAACTTGATGTAAACTCAACTAATGAGAATAGTAGTTTTCCTGAGGGTAAAAATGCATCAAATATCAATTTGTCTCCAATTGATAACAATATTCTTTCAACAGCATCTAACAATAGAAATTCTATAACGCCCATTTCGTCCTTATCATCTAGACCCAGtagttttttaataacaaatactTCTACCAATAATCGAGACACAATTTCACCCTTCCCAAGCAATAACAAGAGTATTACAAGAGATACCAATACTTCTTCTAGTCTGGAATCAGTTAGTAATagtattgataataatggaaaTATCGGCGTAAGTAGTTGCTTATCTATGGAATTGAAAAGCCAATCCTCGGGCACGAGCAACAACAGTGAGAATGCTGACATAACACCAGCAACATCGACCAGCACAATACCGCATTTTAGATTAGTTTCGAGTTATGTGGAAGAACTAagattaaaatattacccGACATCAAATTGCTTGCAACCGCCGCCGGATTTACCAATTTCTTtgaaaactaaaaatagtTTAGAACTACCtcaaagaaatattaagGTTAGAATAAGAACAAGTTCCAAACAGATAGGTATCAAACATGGTAAAgctaaacaaaaattgttaACCTTAGAAGCACCTAGTGAGGAAGATGAGTTATTTTTCCCACCTCGTTCGATGGGTGACGGGGGTATGAGGACTTTATCCAAcggcaataataataataataataataataataataataataatggggTTAGTGATCACGACATCAATGGTAATCTTTTTGTTAATGGGAATAGACCTGATCATACCAAAGAGtttcataatttttttggtaataatgGTATGCCATTaactgaagaagaagaagaaaggtTGATCATGAATGAAATACCAGGTGAAGAAGCTTATGATAGTGATGATGTAATGGCACCATTGAGAGAAAACCCTGGAAGAACTCGTAGTAGCACCAAAATTAGTAATGATCTTCATAGGGTAGATAGTACGAAAAGTTATTTCACAAGAAATGCCAATAGATTGAGAAGTGGGACTTTGGACAATACATATATACCACCTATAGGATATATACCACCTAATAAACTGTATTCTCCAAATGAGGTTAATGATACAATAAAGGATGGAAATGTTGGTAATTCTGGTGccaataatggtaatactCAAAATAGGACACGTAGTAACACTGCAATTACCAAAAGGGGGAGTGGAAATGGGTTGGTTGATAATTCAGATGTGATGAGCACAATAACAAACACCACCGCATACGAATATTATGGTTCCTCCAACGGTTTACGTATTGCTAATCCAGACAATAAAAGGGGAGTGTGA
- the SNU56 gene encoding Snu56p (similar to Saccharomyces cerevisiae YDR240C | SNU56 | Small NUclear ribonucleoprotein associated), translating to MEIKNNHTFTKHSKSFNNKTKNSNRRHNKKFTIQKPQYPGNVIISPGSRFIDSASNKKDKNVKNYSDKMGESSNNYKMFTSNQTNSKRNYKLINNNKHSYKHIRQLKNNENAGNNRNILSTNIDKSAKIPTDLTQQLLYLRQIKFKLNAPFTTLKKKKQPLKVRSKTKQQQKKEFKKIRNSNVFFLIKSEEEFKLLYNKFNSNKTLNFKNCKIDFIRLHNNDIDCFIIQLFEFNSMDFAMIMIFLFYTLARKTNENLNLHMVVHQSTKLPQIDINSNTGTDAKLIIKKQLINSGMYPGFIGYRIISHGINFFMLKMIKLVSKHWKFDGKTDLIRNKLKKNLYEQMKLNRNNALQFKMGQNSFLKGVNSLKNPNSSNKLLKYFEKLSKYNIGVIAGGSGLSSSKKKDQYITTNISLKSNDITSEKKPTKTSIIKNMIISNNNNNNSNNNNNNNSTSNIDINSNSNNNNTKITTSKYNSSKATNTSTNYNADNINKKPDEDIVSLCLQIIDKSIRQLEFLENSSSPYQIVKVFVKLPRPIYSLPNDKLTSTLLKPIGDKTNCNIVILSYINVHQSLDWFNDLQLPFINDLKEQHCKIINIGGVVGSCKQALNMLKEDIKSKIKK from the coding sequence ATGGAAATTAAGAATAACCATACTTTCACAAAACATAGTAAAAGCTTTAACAATAAGACTAAGAATAGTAATCGTAGACATAATAAGAAATTTACAATCCAGAAACCACAATATCCTGGAAACGTAATTATTAGCCCAGGTAGTAGATTTATTGACAGTgctagtaataaaaaagacaaaaatgTGAAAAATTATAGTGATAAAATGGGTGAATCTTCAAATAATTACAAGATGTTCACTTCTAATCAAACCAATTCCAAAAGAAATTACAAgcttattaataacaataaacaTTCATACAAGCACATAagacaattaaaaaataatgaaaacgCCGGcaataatagaaatattttatcaacaaatattgataaatCCGCAAAGATACCTACAGACTTAACTCAACAATTGTTATATTTGAgacaaattaaatttaaattaaatgcTCCCTTCACCactttaaagaaaaagaaacaacCATTAAAGGTAAGGTCTAAGACAAAACAGcaacaaaagaaagaatttaaaaaaataagaaatagcaatgttttttttttaataaaatctgAGGAAGAATTCAAAttgttatataataaattcaaTTCTAACAAAACATTGAACTTTAAGAATTGCAAAATAGATTTCATTAGACTTCACAATAACGATATTGATTGTTTTATAATACAATTGTTTGAATTTAATTCCATGGACTTTGCCATGATTatgatttttcttttttatactTTAGCTAGGAAAACTAATGAAAACTTAAACTTGCATATGGTAGTCCACCAATCCACTAAATTGCCACAAATCGATATTAACAGTAATACAGGGACTGATGCAAAactaattataaaaaaacaacttaTAAATTCAGGTATGTATCCGGGATTCATAGGATATAGAATAATTAGTCATggtattaattttttcatgtTGAAAATGATCAAGCTAGTCAGCAAACATTGGAAATTTGATGGAAAAACGGATTTAATcagaaataaattgaagaaaaatctTTATGAACAAATGAAGTTGAATAGAAATAATGCTTTGCAATTCAAAATGGGTCAAAACTCCTTTTTAAAAGGTGTTAATAGTTTAAAGAATCCTAATTCatcaaataaacttttaaaatattttgaaaaactcTCAAAGTATAATATTGGTGTTATTGCAGGTGGTTCTGGACTCAGCAGTtcgaaaaagaaagatcaatatattactactaatatAAGTTTAAAAAGTAATGATATTACTAGCGAAAAGaaaccaacaaaaacaagtataattaaaaatatgattatttctaacaataataataataatagtaataataataataataataatagtactagtaatattgatattaatagtaatagtaataataataatacgaAAATAACTACCTCAAAATACAACTCATCAAAGGCTACTAATACATCTACAAATTATAACGCTGAtaatatcaacaaaaaacCAGACGAGGATATCGTTTCATTATGTCTGcaaattattgataaatCAATTAGACAATTGGAATTCTTGGAAAATTCATCATCGCCATATCAAATCGTAAAAGTTTTTGTCAAATTACCCCGCCCAATATACTCTTTGCCTAATGATAAATTGACTAGCACCCTTTTGAAACCAATTGGTGATAAAACGAACTGTAATATTGTCATTTTAAGTTACATCAATGTACACCAATCACTGGATTGGTTTAATGACTTACAATTACCATTTATAAACGATTTAAAAGAACAACATTGTaagattataaatattggTGGGGTTGTGGGTAGTTGCAAACAAGCTTTAAATATGCTAAAAGAAGATATAAAAAGCAAAATTAAGAAATGA